The following coding sequences are from one Arcobacter nitrofigilis DSM 7299 window:
- the mobB gene encoding molybdopterin-guanine dinucleotide biosynthesis protein B, with protein MKLNTKKHLAVAFTGPSNSGKTTLVIKVSSILQDMGYKVCIVKHDPKDKASFDREGKDSFKFFQTGADVAVVGPKRTTMFKQTTSSIDEIINMFGDFDYLLVEGLKTLPLPRIAIFRDRIEESYFEVTDVIATDESIKDIPEGMKRLDLNNPEEIIEWIEQNAKRVK; from the coding sequence ATGAAATTAAATACAAAAAAACATTTAGCTGTAGCATTTACAGGTCCCTCAAATAGTGGGAAAACAACGTTAGTAATAAAAGTATCAAGTATTCTTCAAGATATGGGATACAAAGTTTGCATAGTAAAGCATGATCCTAAGGATAAAGCTAGCTTTGATAGAGAAGGAAAAGATTCTTTCAAATTTTTTCAAACAGGAGCAGATGTCGCAGTTGTAGGGCCTAAAAGAACTACAATGTTTAAACAGACAACTTCTTCAATAGATGAGATTATAAATATGTTTGGTGACTTTGATTATCTGTTAGTTGAAGGTCTTAAGACTTTACCTCTTCCCAGAATAGCAATATTTAGGGATAGAATTGAAGAATCTTATTTTGAAGTAACGGATGTAATTGCAACCGATGAAAGTATAAAAGATATTCCAGAGGGAATGAAAAGGTTAGATTTAAATAATCCAGAAGAGATAATTGAATGGATTGAACAAAATGCGAAAAGAGTAAAATAA
- the folP gene encoding dihydropteroate synthase → MKTNKTKIMGIINANEDSFFKNSRFYGSSAVLKIEQMISDGANIIDLGGVSSRPGSISVSVEEELSRVKPIIDLIYEEKLYEKVKFSLDSYEPKVLDYALCKGFSIVNDITGLENDGVCKVASKYNAEVIIMHMQNNPQNMQQSPEYKNVILDINDFFKQRVEKAKSFGIKDIILDVGIGFGKNLQHNLTLIKNLNYFSHFGFELLMAASRKSMINAITESSPEERLPGTLAIHLESIKNGASIVRCHDVKEHFQAIKVQEAINNIDIL, encoded by the coding sequence GTGAAAACTAATAAAACAAAAATAATGGGCATTATTAATGCCAATGAAGATTCTTTTTTTAAAAACAGTAGATTTTATGGCTCAAGCGCAGTTCTAAAAATAGAACAAATGATAAGTGATGGTGCAAATATTATTGATTTAGGAGGAGTTTCAAGTCGTCCTGGAAGTATTTCAGTATCAGTTGAAGAAGAACTAAGTCGTGTAAAACCAATAATTGATTTAATTTATGAAGAAAAATTATATGAAAAAGTGAAGTTTTCATTGGATTCCTATGAACCCAAAGTGTTAGATTATGCATTATGTAAAGGCTTTAGTATAGTTAATGATATTACAGGACTAGAAAATGATGGAGTTTGTAAAGTAGCTTCAAAATATAATGCTGAAGTTATTATAATGCATATGCAAAATAATCCACAAAATATGCAACAAAGTCCAGAATACAAAAATGTGATTTTAGATATTAATGATTTTTTTAAACAAAGAGTTGAAAAAGCAAAAAGTTTTGGAATAAAAGATATTATCTTAGATGTAGGTATTGGCTTTGGGAAAAATTTACAACATAATTTAACACTTATCAAAAACTTAAATTATTTTAGCCATTTTGGATTTGAATTATTAATGGCAGCAAGTAGAAAATCTATGATAAATGCTATTACAGAATCAAGCCCAGAAGAGAGACTTCCTGGCACTTTGGCAATTCATTTAGAATCGATTAAAAATGGCGCTTCAATTGTAAGATGTCATGATGTAAAAGAACATTTTCAAGCAATAAAAGTTCAAGAAGCTATTAATAATATAGATATACTTTAA
- a CDS encoding prephenate dehydrogenase, translating into MNIGIIGLGLMGGSIAKAVKKYAIAKNVYGYARNEQTAKEIKDLKLVDKLMSLEDLKKNSDVIILAIPVDSIISMFDELKDVTENTTIMDLGSTKEYIVKNIPKEIRRNFIAAHPMTGTENFGPKAAIDGLYEGKTVVLCDLEDNDELHKNRAITIFQNIGMRLVFMKASDHDIHACYMSHLPHAISYSLANTVMSHEDPRSIIALAAGGFKDMSRVAKSSPNMWTDIFKQNRKNLLKSIDLFETHMKEVRDMVENEDYEALALWMKKANSLHEIL; encoded by the coding sequence GTGAATATTGGAATTATTGGTTTAGGTCTTATGGGTGGTTCTATTGCTAAAGCTGTAAAAAAATATGCAATTGCAAAAAATGTATATGGCTATGCAAGAAATGAACAAACTGCAAAAGAGATAAAGGATTTAAAATTAGTCGATAAACTAATGAGTTTAGAAGATTTAAAAAAGAATTCAGATGTAATTATTCTAGCTATTCCAGTTGATTCAATAATTTCAATGTTTGATGAACTAAAAGATGTAACTGAAAATACTACAATAATGGACTTAGGTTCAACAAAAGAGTACATTGTTAAAAATATCCCAAAAGAAATAAGAAGAAACTTTATTGCTGCTCATCCTATGACTGGTACTGAGAATTTTGGACCTAAAGCTGCAATTGATGGTTTATATGAAGGTAAAACTGTTGTTTTATGTGATTTAGAGGATAATGATGAACTTCATAAAAATAGAGCCATAACAATATTTCAAAATATTGGTATGAGACTTGTATTTATGAAAGCTTCTGATCATGATATTCATGCTTGTTATATGTCACACTTACCGCATGCTATATCATACTCCCTAGCTAATACAGTTATGAGCCATGAGGATCCAAGGTCAATTATCGCACTAGCTGCTGGTGGATTTAAAGATATGAGTAGGGTAGCAAAATCAAGTCCTAATATGTGGACAGACATTTTTAAACAAAATAGAAAAAACCTACTTAAATCTATAGATTTATTTGAAACACATATGAAAGAAGTAAGAGATATGGTTGAAAATGAAGATTATGAAGCATTAGCTTTATGGATGAAAAAAGCTAATAGTTTGCATGAGATACTTTAA
- the gltX gene encoding glutamate--tRNA ligase — MLRFSQSLAEVMSLENLRVALFNYIVAKQLNEELLIRIEDLDKEKVIEGNDKVILELLTLFSIEHKAVVYQSENLKYHQKLTMQLMGSKKAFSCFCSDEKLEEISAKCKEEGKVISYDGFCETLSDETVLNCNAPFTVRIKKPENTVEFTDLLKGNFSFQPSYVDSFIILKHDKTPTYNFACSVDDMLYDISTVIREEKHIENTAKQIYVRNQLNYTKRIDYIHTSSILNVNSNKENDLNSVRYFIEQGFLPSAIANYLVLLGNKTPSEIFTIEEAIEWFDIEKVSNDTVEFDVEKLKLINKKHIATLDEMRLSKILGFADTDIGKLGKLYLDEASTINEIKAKIDLIFSSKDSLKGFEDDFFDLKECLSSAPFMGDFNELEKYIIENTKLDDKSLSRNLRYLLTGTHTGPDLSAIYSLIKNYMGEIVK, encoded by the coding sequence TTGTTAAGGTTCTCACAAAGTCTTGCAGAGGTTATGAGCCTAGAAAATCTAAGAGTTGCTTTATTTAACTACATTGTTGCCAAACAATTAAATGAAGAACTCTTAATAAGAATAGAAGACTTAGATAAAGAAAAAGTCATTGAGGGAAATGATAAGGTAATACTTGAACTTTTAACTCTTTTTTCTATTGAACATAAAGCTGTTGTTTATCAAAGTGAAAATTTAAAATATCATCAAAAATTAACTATGCAGTTAATGGGTTCAAAAAAAGCTTTTTCTTGTTTTTGTTCAGATGAAAAACTAGAAGAGATAAGTGCAAAATGTAAAGAAGAAGGCAAAGTAATTAGTTATGATGGTTTTTGTGAAACCTTATCTGATGAAACAGTTTTAAATTGTAATGCACCATTTACAGTTAGAATTAAAAAGCCAGAAAATACTGTTGAATTTACTGATTTACTTAAAGGAAATTTCTCTTTTCAACCATCTTATGTTGATTCTTTTATCATTTTAAAACATGATAAAACACCAACTTATAACTTCGCTTGTTCTGTTGATGATATGCTTTATGATATCTCTACTGTAATAAGAGAAGAAAAACACATAGAAAATACAGCAAAACAAATATATGTAAGAAATCAGCTAAATTATACTAAAAGAATTGATTATATACATACTTCTAGTATTTTAAATGTAAATAGTAATAAAGAAAATGATCTAAATAGTGTAAGATACTTTATAGAACAAGGCTTTTTACCAAGTGCAATTGCTAATTATTTAGTATTATTAGGGAATAAAACTCCAAGTGAAATCTTTACAATTGAAGAAGCTATTGAGTGGTTCGATATTGAAAAAGTTTCAAATGATACAGTTGAGTTTGATGTAGAAAAATTAAAACTTATTAATAAAAAACATATTGCTACTTTAGATGAAATGAGATTATCCAAAATATTAGGTTTTGCTGATACAGATATTGGAAAGCTTGGAAAACTATATTTAGATGAAGCAAGTACAATAAATGAGATTAAGGCTAAAATAGATTTGATTTTTAGTTCAAAAGATTCTTTAAAAGGATTTGAAGATGATTTTTTTGATTTAAAAGAATGTTTATCCTCTGCCCCTTTCATGGGTGATTTTAATGAACTAGAAAAATATATTATAGAAAATACAAAATTAGATGATAAATCCTTATCAAGAAACTTGAGATATCTTTTAACAGGAACACATACAGGTCCAGATTTATCAGCTATTTATTCACTAATTAAAAATTATATGGGAGAGATTGTAAAATGA
- a CDS encoding dehypoxanthine futalosine cyclase yields the protein MVKKMSITNRITKKEALDLIHNASLVELGEMASKIKEQLHPDRITSFVVDRNINYTNVCWVDCKFCAFYRHGRDDDSYVLSYEEIDKKIEELLEIGGTQILMQGGVHPKLKIEYYEDLVEHIHTKFPQITLHSFSAIEIVYIAKVSKISILEVLKRLQDKGLSSIPGAGAEILSDRVRDIIAPKKIDASKWLEVHRLAHSIGMKTTATMMFGTVETDEEIIEHWDLIRQLQDETGGFRAFIMWSFQSSNTKLLEEIPDMKPQSSNRYLRLLAVSRIFLDNFPNIQSSWVTQGSYIGQMALKFGANDLGSTMMEENVVAAAGASNCMNQDEMIELIRDIGENPAKRNTAYEILERF from the coding sequence ATGGTAAAAAAAATGAGTATAACAAATAGAATTACGAAAAAAGAGGCATTAGATTTAATTCATAATGCCTCTTTAGTTGAATTAGGAGAAATGGCTTCTAAAATTAAAGAACAATTACATCCTGATAGAATTACATCCTTTGTAGTTGATAGAAATATCAATTATACAAATGTATGTTGGGTTGACTGTAAATTCTGTGCTTTTTATAGACACGGAAGAGATGATGATTCATATGTTTTATCATATGAAGAGATTGATAAAAAGATTGAAGAATTACTTGAAATTGGTGGAACACAAATCCTTATGCAAGGTGGAGTTCATCCAAAATTAAAAATTGAATACTATGAGGATTTAGTTGAACATATTCATACTAAATTCCCACAAATCACCCTACACTCTTTTTCTGCGATAGAAATTGTTTATATTGCAAAGGTTTCTAAAATATCTATCTTAGAAGTTTTAAAAAGATTGCAAGATAAAGGATTAAGTTCAATTCCTGGGGCTGGGGCTGAAATTTTAAGTGATAGAGTAAGGGATATTATTGCTCCCAAAAAAATAGATGCAAGTAAATGGTTAGAAGTTCATAGACTTGCTCATTCAATTGGTATGAAAACAACAGCTACTATGATGTTTGGAACAGTTGAGACAGATGAAGAAATTATTGAGCATTGGGATTTAATTAGACAATTACAAGATGAAACTGGTGGATTCAGAGCATTTATTATGTGGTCTTTCCAAAGCAGCAATACAAAATTATTAGAAGAGATTCCTGATATGAAGCCCCAATCTTCAAATAGATATTTAAGGCTTTTAGCAGTTTCAAGAATTTTTTTAGATAATTTTCCTAATATTCAAAGTTCTTGGGTAACTCAAGGGAGTTATATCGGTCAAATGGCACTTAAATTTGGTGCAAATGACCTTGGAAGTACAATGATGGAAGAAAATGTAGTTGCTGCAGCAGGTGCTAGTAATTGTATGAATCAAGATGAAATGATTGAATTAATACGAGATATAGGTGAAAATCCGGCGAAAAGAAATACTGCATATGAGATATTAGAAAGGTTTTAA
- a CDS encoding YggT family protein, whose amino-acid sequence MTDALIGSIATVVMSVIFLYKWVVIISALISWVRPDPYNPIVQMLYRLTEPAYALIRKYIPTVFGGMDLAPMILILVLIFLETFLGRLFMGM is encoded by the coding sequence ATGACAGATGCATTAATAGGCTCAATTGCTACAGTTGTAATGAGTGTTATATTTTTATATAAGTGGGTGGTAATTATTTCAGCCCTTATTTCTTGGGTTAGACCAGATCCTTATAATCCAATAGTTCAGATGCTATATAGATTGACAGAACCTGCATATGCTTTAATTAGAAAGTATATTCCTACAGTATTTGGTGGTATGGATTTAGCACCAATGATTCTTATTTTAGTACTTATTTTCCTAGAAACATTTTTAGGAAGATTATTTATGGGAATGTAA
- a CDS encoding M16 family metallopeptidase produces the protein MGAQIEHIKIGNTDIPVIFEEQHSLPTFNLQLVFKNSGSIKDNDKNGLAGLSARLLNEGTLKDGSTKFAQKLENLAISLNVSHGFETFVIELSSIKDVYKNGLELLSELLKSPNYKDETVEKIKTILTGSLKRKENDYDYVARNELNKILFNGTSLENPSNGTVESISKISLEDVKNFINSNLILENLIIVAGGDISLEELKTNLEPILSSLKHGKESKMIDIEASDKKIVKEQIKETEQAYIYFGSPFNVKVNDENNYIAKVASFILGGSGFGSRLMEEIRVKRGLAYSAYGQISINKSHTYFTGYLQTKNETANEAKDLVVKIVNEFVNKGITKDELEAAKNFLTGSEPLRVETLSQRLNRAFTLYYRGLNQDYSTKELEKIEKLSLKQINSYIKSHAEIENLSFSIVRK, from the coding sequence ATGGGTGCCCAAATAGAGCATATTAAAATAGGAAATACAGATATACCAGTTATTTTTGAAGAACAACACTCTTTACCAACTTTTAATTTACAATTAGTTTTCAAAAATAGTGGTTCAATAAAAGATAATGATAAAAATGGTTTAGCAGGTTTATCTGCAAGATTATTAAATGAAGGTACTTTAAAAGATGGAAGTACAAAGTTTGCACAAAAATTAGAGAACTTAGCAATTTCATTAAATGTTTCTCACGGATTTGAAACATTTGTTATTGAATTATCATCTATTAAAGATGTTTATAAAAATGGTTTAGAATTATTAAGTGAATTATTAAAATCACCTAATTATAAAGATGAAACAGTAGAAAAAATAAAAACAATTTTAACAGGTTCTTTAAAAAGAAAAGAGAATGATTATGATTATGTAGCGAGAAATGAATTAAATAAAATACTTTTCAATGGTACTTCTTTAGAAAATCCATCAAATGGAACAGTAGAGTCTATTTCAAAAATTTCACTTGAAGATGTTAAAAATTTTATTAATTCAAATTTGATTTTAGAGAATTTAATTATTGTTGCAGGTGGAGATATCTCTTTAGAGGAGTTAAAAACTAATTTAGAACCTATTTTAAGCTCTTTAAAGCATGGAAAAGAATCAAAAATGATAGATATTGAAGCTTCTGACAAAAAAATTGTAAAAGAGCAAATAAAAGAGACTGAACAAGCCTATATCTATTTTGGAAGTCCTTTTAATGTAAAAGTAAATGATGAAAATAATTATATTGCAAAAGTAGCTTCTTTTATTTTAGGTGGAAGTGGTTTTGGTTCTAGATTAATGGAAGAGATAAGAGTAAAAAGAGGTCTAGCCTATAGTGCTTATGGTCAAATTTCTATAAATAAATCTCATACATACTTTACAGGTTATTTACAAACAAAAAATGAAACAGCAAATGAAGCAAAAGATTTAGTAGTTAAAATTGTAAATGAATTTGTAAATAAAGGTATCACTAAAGATGAATTAGAAGCTGCTAAAAACTTCTTAACAGGAAGTGAGCCTTTAAGAGTAGAAACTCTAAGCCAAAGATTAAATCGAGCTTTTACTCTTTACTATAGAGGCTTAAATCAAGATTATTCAACTAAAGAGTTAGAAAAAATAGAAAAATTAAGTTTAAAACAAATTAATAGTTATATTAAATCTCATGCAGAGATAGAAAATTTATCATTTTCAATAGTAAGGAAATAA
- a CDS encoding transglycosylase SLT domain-containing protein, whose translation MRFKSVLCFLLINSYVYSSENILKSDFDNYVKLSNSEKSYENTINILEHISNVNKIIFDEYAKKIDFDETLAVSQCLNATAKELVDSYSDCIAVGLTLKKALKLNALELNSIIQKIEGTYPLLAKELKIINSPIPFTKVVSSSKDIIYDVYLNTSDNFLYDKLNYKLPFNTIEKIKDDKKFEKFLSIVISNPKLNFLQSTFLEFNDTNYNYEVSFLLGLNRVLNKKYDLKTNIYFENALLKAISQKDKDKANFWLYLLNKDDKSLNALKESNDLNIYTLYIKQQLKEKIIFGADFKVLDYDFLKKYSNYKNILINSFAKTLSSFNENKVSPEFNLGLMQVSLKKAEKLMLLYNLTTKKEELLDPKINIDYFTYILDDLKIDYFHPLICFYGYINNRKYVNDKLKFGLFHANKLYEPYLSLELMDNEKAKDFIVNYIVYTKIIDKKKLSLEDFFKNLSLPSVSQ comes from the coding sequence ATGAGATTTAAGAGTGTTTTGTGCTTTCTTCTCATAAATTCTTATGTATATTCCTCTGAGAATATTTTAAAAAGTGATTTTGACAATTATGTCAAACTATCAAATAGTGAAAAATCATATGAAAATACTATAAATATACTAGAACATATTTCAAATGTAAATAAAATCATTTTTGATGAATATGCAAAAAAAATAGATTTTGATGAGACTCTAGCTGTCTCTCAATGTCTAAATGCAACTGCTAAAGAGTTAGTTGATTCATATAGTGATTGTATTGCTGTTGGACTTACTCTAAAAAAAGCTCTTAAATTAAATGCCTTAGAATTAAATTCAATAATACAAAAGATAGAAGGTACTTATCCTCTTTTAGCAAAAGAGTTAAAAATAATAAACTCCCCTATTCCTTTTACTAAAGTTGTTTCTTCTTCTAAAGATATAATTTATGATGTATATTTAAATACTAGTGATAACTTTTTATATGATAAGTTAAATTATAAACTTCCCTTTAATACTATTGAAAAAATAAAAGATGACAAAAAATTTGAAAAATTTTTATCAATAGTTATTTCAAATCCCAAATTAAACTTCTTACAATCTACTTTTTTAGAATTTAATGATACAAATTATAATTATGAAGTATCATTTTTATTAGGACTCAATAGAGTTTTAAATAAAAAGTATGACCTTAAAACAAATATATACTTTGAGAATGCTCTATTAAAAGCTATTAGCCAAAAAGATAAAGATAAAGCTAACTTCTGGCTTTATTTATTAAATAAAGATGATAAGAGCTTAAATGCACTAAAAGAATCAAATGATTTAAATATTTATACTTTATACATAAAACAACAATTGAAAGAAAAAATTATATTTGGTGCGGATTTTAAAGTTTTAGATTATGACTTTTTAAAAAAATATTCTAATTATAAAAATATACTAATAAACTCATTTGCAAAGACTCTAAGCTCTTTTAATGAAAACAAAGTATCACCTGAGTTTAACTTAGGTTTGATGCAAGTAAGTCTAAAAAAAGCTGAAAAGCTAATGCTTTTATATAATTTAACCACTAAAAAAGAAGAACTTCTTGACCCAAAGATAAATATTGATTATTTCACTTATATATTAGATGATTTAAAAATCGATTATTTTCATCCTTTGATTTGTTTTTATGGGTATATTAATAATCGAAAATATGTAAATGACAAATTAAAATTTGGACTATTTCATGCTAATAAATTATATGAACCGTATTTAAGTTTAGAGCTTATGGATAATGAAAAAGCAAAAGATTTTATTGTAAACTATATTGTTTATACTAAGATTATTGATAAGAAAAAACTAAGTTTAGAAGATTTCTTTAAAAACTTATCTCTGCCTTCTGTTTCTCAGTAA
- the bamA gene encoding outer membrane protein assembly factor BamA: protein MKKTALYTSLMLATFLHGQEIQSIKYVNLSRISQDIADETIDFRVGDDINNKSINNAIKKFYKFGYFDDIKVNNNNGNLEFIFKEKPSIANIEMNNYKSRDEDKEELYSRMGIKKGNMYTPSKIKHAKEVLLKNLEREGYVNSVVEVNVENLDNDAVAVTFDVNVGDEIIIRKANYYGAKELDADDFTEVTANNQRDFIPWWFGNNSGEVNLEQLPYDAPRIRDQYFKKGYLDSTVKDPFMKINFASDDAVLDFFIHEGKQYKTNDIKIYVDASIIDPKTLYSELKLEKGDVFNIEKLRKDVEFLKTKVSDLGYAFTQVKYDINKNEKAGTADVVFNIIPGKKVYIHDVIISGNSRTLDRVIRRDVYLAPSDLFSLTDLTESKNKLKRTGFFDDVTIEQKRITDTTMDLLVHVKETPTGNITLGGGYGSYDGLLISAGVNEKNVFGSGLAVGVNVDFSEKNHNYKVSLSNPAIRDSKYNGSVEVHQSEDEIDYSGTENGDYQLDKTSKGFSVSAGREVIRNLYAGARYRFDMIDEEYSDRNNNDGKSLPADVNQDYITSSITPYLNFDNTDDYLLPRSGVKAGTSFEYAGLGGDSEYMKSLTNFKYFHSLEDLTNHDWIFRYRANLNFLIDNGHLNRGDSLYMGGPKTLRGYETYAFGPDDNLINKTVYKQMFANSIELSFPLIPKSKMRWGVFYDYGMIGKDSFSEIKRSGTGALFEWISPFGPMQFIFSKALDDKPGDKTSSFEFALGSSF from the coding sequence GTGAAAAAAACTGCTTTATATACATCTTTAATGCTGGCTACATTTTTGCATGGGCAAGAGATACAGTCAATAAAATATGTTAACTTATCTAGGATTTCTCAAGATATCGCAGATGAAACAATAGACTTCAGAGTTGGTGATGATATAAATAATAAATCAATTAATAATGCAATTAAAAAGTTCTATAAATTCGGATATTTTGATGATATAAAAGTAAATAATAATAATGGAAATCTTGAATTTATATTTAAAGAAAAACCATCTATTGCTAATATCGAAATGAATAATTACAAAAGTAGAGATGAAGATAAAGAAGAGTTATATTCAAGAATGGGTATAAAAAAAGGAAATATGTATACTCCTTCTAAAATTAAGCACGCTAAAGAAGTTTTACTTAAAAACTTAGAAAGAGAAGGTTATGTAAATTCTGTAGTTGAAGTTAACGTAGAAAATTTAGATAATGATGCTGTAGCTGTTACTTTTGATGTAAATGTGGGTGATGAGATTATAATCAGAAAAGCAAATTATTATGGTGCAAAAGAACTTGATGCAGATGATTTTACAGAAGTAACTGCAAATAATCAAAGAGATTTTATTCCTTGGTGGTTTGGGAATAACAGCGGAGAAGTTAATTTGGAACAACTACCTTATGATGCTCCAAGAATTAGAGATCAATACTTTAAAAAGGGTTATCTTGATTCTACAGTTAAAGATCCATTTATGAAAATTAATTTTGCTTCAGATGATGCAGTTTTAGATTTTTTTATTCATGAGGGTAAACAATATAAAACAAATGATATAAAAATATATGTTGATGCCTCAATAATTGATCCTAAAACATTATATAGTGAATTAAAGCTTGAAAAAGGTGATGTTTTTAATATTGAAAAACTCCGAAAAGATGTTGAATTTTTAAAAACAAAAGTATCAGATTTGGGATATGCTTTTACTCAAGTTAAGTATGATATAAATAAAAATGAAAAAGCTGGTACAGCAGACGTAGTATTTAATATAATTCCTGGTAAAAAAGTTTATATACATGATGTAATTATTTCTGGTAATAGTAGAACTTTAGATAGAGTTATAAGAAGAGATGTTTATTTAGCACCTAGTGATTTATTTTCACTTACAGATTTGACTGAATCAAAAAATAAATTAAAAAGAACAGGTTTTTTTGATGATGTAACAATTGAACAAAAAAGAATTACTGATACTACTATGGATTTACTTGTACATGTAAAAGAGACTCCAACTGGAAATATTACTCTTGGTGGAGGATATGGTTCTTATGATGGATTATTAATTAGTGCAGGTGTTAATGAAAAGAATGTATTTGGCTCAGGTTTAGCAGTTGGGGTAAATGTTGATTTTTCAGAAAAAAATCATAACTACAAAGTTTCATTATCAAACCCCGCTATTAGGGATAGTAAATATAATGGATCTGTTGAAGTACATCAATCTGAAGATGAGATTGATTATTCAGGTACAGAAAATGGAGATTATCAATTAGATAAAACTTCTAAAGGATTTTCAGTTTCTGCTGGTAGAGAAGTTATAAGAAACTTATATGCAGGTGCAAGATATAGATTTGATATGATTGATGAAGAATATTCTGACAGAAATAATAATGATGGAAAGTCTTTACCAGCTGATGTAAATCAAGATTATATAACTAGTTCTATTACTCCATATTTAAATTTTGATAATACTGATGATTATTTATTACCAAGAAGTGGGGTAAAAGCTGGTACTTCTTTTGAATATGCAGGTCTTGGTGGTGATTCAGAATATATGAAAAGTTTAACAAATTTTAAATATTTTCATTCTTTGGAAGATTTAACTAATCATGATTGGATTTTTAGATATAGAGCAAATTTAAACTTTTTAATTGATAATGGGCATTTAAATAGAGGGGACTCTTTATATATGGGTGGACCTAAAACACTAAGAGGTTATGAAACATATGCCTTTGGTCCAGATGATAATTTAATAAATAAAACAGTTTATAAACAAATGTTTGCAAATAGTATTGAGTTATCTTTTCCTTTAATTCCTAAATCTAAAATGAGATGGGGAGTTTTTTATGATTATGGTATGATTGGGAAAGATTCTTTTTCAGAGATAAAAAGAAGTGGTACGGGAGCTTTATTTGAATGGATATCTCCATTTGGACCAATGCAATTTATTTTCTCAAAAGCATTGGATGATAAGCCTGGAGATAAAACATCTTCATTCGAATTTGCTTTAGGATCATCTTTTTAA
- a CDS encoding class 1 fructose-bisphosphatase produces the protein MNEIFDAIKESAIKIKYLIETGDTGKSEQENSTGDTQLKLDIQSDIIIEEIFAKVKSIKAIVSEEQENIVNLHADGEYLIAYDPLDGSSLVDVNLSVGSIFGIYKNEFNAQNIIASVYVVFGPRVEMVITTDDVKMYRLLNGEFKFIQDIKLNEKGKLNAPGSTQNCWAPFHKQLIDDIFNDGYRLRYSGGMVPDLHQILLKGGGLFSYPGTSDRPKGKLRQLFEVFPFALTYEKAGGGAVDGFKRVLEVPTTHIHDTTPCFFGSKEEINRVLKVYSENGK, from the coding sequence ATGAATGAAATTTTTGATGCGATAAAAGAATCAGCTATAAAGATAAAATATCTTATAGAGACAGGTGATACAGGCAAAAGTGAACAAGAAAACTCAACTGGAGATACTCAGTTAAAACTAGATATCCAAAGTGATATTATTATTGAAGAGATATTTGCAAAAGTAAAATCAATAAAAGCAATAGTTAGTGAAGAGCAAGAGAATATTGTAAATTTACACGCTGATGGTGAGTACTTAATCGCTTATGATCCTTTAGATGGCTCTTCTTTAGTTGATGTTAACTTGTCAGTTGGTTCTATTTTTGGTATTTATAAAAATGAATTTAATGCACAAAACATTATTGCTTCTGTTTATGTAGTATTTGGGCCAAGAGTTGAAATGGTGATTACAACTGATGATGTAAAAATGTATAGATTACTTAATGGGGAATTTAAATTTATTCAAGATATTAAATTAAATGAAAAAGGGAAATTAAATGCACCAGGTTCTACACAAAATTGTTGGGCTCCTTTTCATAAACAATTGATTGATGATATTTTCAATGATGGTTATAGATTAAGATATAGTGGTGGAATGGTTCCTGATCTTCATCAAATACTTCTTAAAGGTGGTGGACTTTTCTCATATCCAGGAACTTCTGATAGACCAAAAGGAAAACTAAGACAACTTTTTGAAGTATTTCCTTTTGCACTTACTTATGAAAAAGCAGGTGGTGGAGCAGTTGATGGTTTTAAAAGAGTTTTAGAAGTCCCTACTACTCATATCCACGATACAACTCCTTGTTTTTTTGGTTCAAAAGAAGAGATTAATAGAGTTTTAAAAGTTTATAGTGAAAATGGAAAATAA